In Drosophila suzukii chromosome Y, CBGP_Dsuzu_IsoJpt1.0, whole genome shotgun sequence, the following proteins share a genomic window:
- the LOC139353747 gene encoding uncharacterized protein produces MSLKIVNWIHTAIVKPILLYGVSIWWPALMKQTTTTNLNKVQRMASLCISGALRTTPDEALNAILNLPSLDLAGMERAKIAAVRMRDLGQWKPQIYGQYRSILPDHCSVFQAEVFAIIEALMLLNDANCQNKLIKIYSDSQAAIRSIISTNTNSHTISNCRKSLHEMALQFKIYLIWVPGHRNITGNCIADELARHGTTVPLLPDKENIGMPMAT; encoded by the exons ATGTCCCTAAAAATCGTCAACTGGATACACACAGCGATAGTTAAGCCTATTCTGCTCTACGGAGTGTCAATATGGTGGCCCGCGCTAATGAAGCAGACAACCACAACAAACCTAAACAAGGTACAACGAATGGCATCCTTATGCATAAGCGGAGCCCTTCGCACCACCCCCGACGAGGCGCTAAATGCTATTCTGAACCTTCCAAGTCTGGACTTAGCCGGCATGGAACGAGCTAAGATAGCTGCGGTTCGGATGAGGGACTTAGGGCAGTGGAAACCCCAAATATACGGTCAGTACAGATCTAT acttccggatcactgtagcgtcttccaggcggaagtatttgccataattgaagCTTTGATGCTTCTGAACGATGCAAACTGTCAGAATAAACTGATTAAGATCTATAGTGATAGTCAAGCGGCTATCAGGTCGATTATCTCGACCAATACAAACTCCCACACCATATCAaactgccgcaaatctctgcacgagatggctctgcagtttaaaatttacctgATATGGGTCCCGGGTCACCGGAACATTACAGGCAATTGTATTGCAGATGagctggccaggcatggcACTACCGTTCCTCTCCTTCCGGACAAGGAGAACATTGGTATGCCGATGGCCACCTGA